Proteins from a genomic interval of Sporomusaceae bacterium FL31:
- a CDS encoding ATPase AAA: protein MRIKIPNIDRVGLVHDIAKVLATRQINIISMEVELKILYVETAPLTAETTTALFRDLSTIPGVLDIVLVDLMPHQEKSEQLSAVLAAANDGILAIDRHGRITQYNPAAEKIMHIPAHDALGRELLAVFPYCHSLLESIKNGRSYTNREVFAEGTNSHYLVSSRPLLDQSGEITGAMAILKDIHDVRKLFQQLTEQPALTFQEILHCSKTMQQVISLAKAYAKGDSTVLIRGETGTGKELFARALHAASSRADNIFVPVNCAAIPDTLLESELFGYEEGTFTGAVKGGKQGLFELANGGTLFLDEIGETSSHLQAKLLRVLQDRKVRRIGSSREIAVDVRILAATNRKLEDMIVTGSFREDLYYRLNVIPLFLPPLRERREDIPLLVDFFLRRFSAKLHKQVDTVSETALQKLCDYAWPGNIRELENVIERAINIVTASTLLTEHVILHYDTPDNKPHLTQLHHTLEEALEKTEREVLCRALRHFHTSRQLGKMLGLSHTAVLKKLRKHGLSLNHFTPA, encoded by the coding sequence ATGCGCATCAAAATTCCTAACATTGACCGCGTGGGACTGGTGCATGATATTGCTAAGGTTCTGGCAACCCGACAAATCAACATTATCTCCATGGAGGTTGAGTTAAAAATATTGTATGTTGAAACCGCACCCCTTACTGCAGAGACAACAACGGCCTTATTCCGCGATCTTAGTACCATCCCTGGTGTCTTGGATATTGTTCTGGTTGACCTTATGCCGCACCAGGAAAAATCCGAGCAGCTCAGCGCCGTGCTCGCAGCCGCCAACGACGGCATTCTGGCCATTGACCGTCACGGAAGAATTACCCAGTACAATCCGGCAGCCGAAAAAATCATGCACATTCCTGCTCACGATGCTTTAGGCCGGGAATTGCTAGCCGTATTTCCCTATTGTCATTCCCTGTTGGAATCGATTAAAAACGGCCGTAGTTACACCAACCGCGAAGTATTTGCTGAGGGAACAAACAGTCATTACTTGGTTAGCAGCCGCCCTCTGCTGGATCAGTCAGGCGAGATCACAGGCGCAATGGCCATTCTGAAAGACATTCATGATGTACGTAAGCTTTTTCAGCAGCTTACCGAGCAGCCTGCCCTGACTTTCCAGGAAATTCTTCATTGCAGCAAAACCATGCAGCAAGTCATTTCACTGGCAAAAGCCTATGCCAAAGGCGATTCCACCGTGCTTATTCGAGGTGAAACCGGCACAGGCAAGGAATTGTTTGCCCGAGCCTTACACGCGGCTTCCTCGCGGGCCGATAATATCTTTGTACCGGTTAATTGTGCGGCCATTCCTGACACACTGTTGGAAAGCGAATTGTTCGGCTATGAAGAAGGAACTTTTACCGGAGCAGTCAAAGGCGGTAAGCAAGGTTTATTTGAATTAGCCAATGGCGGCACGCTGTTTTTGGATGAGATTGGCGAAACCTCATCTCACTTGCAGGCTAAGCTGCTCAGAGTACTGCAGGATCGCAAAGTAAGGCGAATCGGCAGCAGCCGGGAAATAGCCGTAGATGTGCGTATTCTGGCAGCAACCAACCGCAAGCTGGAAGATATGATCGTCACAGGCAGTTTTCGGGAAGATTTATATTACCGGCTTAATGTCATTCCACTGTTTCTGCCGCCATTGCGGGAACGGCGGGAAGATATTCCACTGCTGGTCGACTTTTTTCTGCGCCGATTTTCAGCCAAGCTGCACAAACAAGTTGATACGGTCAGTGAAACGGCTTTACAGAAACTTTGCGACTATGCCTGGCCTGGCAATATCCGTGAGCTGGAAAATGTGATTGAACGCGCCATCAATATTGTTACAGCATCAACACTGCTTACTGAGCACGTTATTTTACATTATGATACTCCAGATAATAAGCCCCATCTGACACAGCTGCATCACACGCTGGAAGAAGCGCTGGAAAAAACCGAGCGTGAAGTATTGTGCCGGGCACTCCGCCATTTTCATACCTCACGCCAGCTTGGTAAAATGCTGGGTTTATCGCATACTGCTGTACTCAAAAAATTGCGCAAGCATGGCTTATCCCTTAACCACTTCACTCCAGCCTAA
- the pstB gene encoding phosphate import ATP-binding protein PstB — translation MEYKIQANKLKLYYGDALALKKISIQVVKNSVLALIGPSGCGKSTFIKTLNRMNDLVDGVKIEGEVLLDQINIYHPDTDVVMLRKRVGMVFQRPNPFPMSIYDNVAYGPRIHGMSNKSRLDEIVEKSLRGAALWDEVKDRLHTSAMGMSGGQQQRLCIARLLAVEPEVLLMDEPCSALDPISTMKIEELVTELKQNYTIVMVTHNMQQAARVSDYTAFFLNGELIEHDKTDAIFTRPQDKRTEDYITGRFG, via the coding sequence ATGGAATATAAAATTCAAGCAAACAAATTAAAACTTTATTATGGCGATGCCTTAGCCTTAAAGAAAATTTCGATTCAAGTAGTTAAAAATAGCGTTTTAGCTCTAATTGGGCCATCTGGCTGTGGAAAATCAACGTTTATCAAAACATTAAACCGCATGAATGACCTTGTGGATGGCGTCAAAATTGAGGGTGAAGTTTTACTTGACCAAATCAATATCTATCATCCTGACACTGATGTAGTTATGCTTAGGAAACGAGTTGGCATGGTGTTTCAGCGCCCTAATCCATTTCCTATGTCCATCTACGATAATGTTGCCTATGGTCCCCGAATTCACGGCATGAGCAATAAAAGCCGGCTTGACGAAATTGTCGAAAAAAGCCTGCGGGGTGCGGCCTTATGGGACGAAGTGAAAGATCGTCTGCATACGTCGGCAATGGGAATGTCAGGCGGTCAGCAGCAGCGGCTGTGTATTGCCAGATTACTGGCGGTTGAGCCGGAAGTCCTGTTGATGGATGAACCTTGTTCGGCGCTCGATCCTATCTCGACCATGAAAATTGAAGAATTGGTTACTGAACTAAAACAAAATTATACCATCGTCATGGTTACTCATAATATGCAGCAGGCCGCACGGGTATCAGACTATACGGCCTTCTTTTTAAACGGTGAATTAATTGAGCATGATAAAACCGATGCAATCTTTACCAGGCCGCAAGATAAGCGTACTGAAGATTATATCACCGGTCGTTTTGGCTAA
- a CDS encoding AbrB family transcriptional regulator yields the protein MKATGIVRRIDDLGRVVIPKEIRRTLRIREGDPLEIYVDREGEVILKKYSPVGELGDFAKEYCDSLYEAIGQIILIADRDNVVAVAGASKKEFLNKPIGSIVEKVMEDRKAVLINNPSEYKHGKVCPIDTDDDEDESCKFTAEVIAPIIVEGDAIGAVVICSKQAGVQMGDMEVKLAETAAGFLAKQMSQ from the coding sequence GTGAAAGCGACAGGAATCGTTAGAAGAATTGATGACTTGGGTAGAGTTGTCATACCAAAAGAAATACGTAGAACACTTAGAATACGCGAAGGTGATCCACTGGAAATTTATGTAGACCGTGAAGGTGAGGTCATCCTGAAAAAATACTCCCCAGTAGGTGAATTGGGTGATTTTGCTAAGGAATACTGCGATTCTTTATATGAAGCTATTGGCCAGATCATTCTTATTGCCGACCGAGACAATGTAGTCGCTGTAGCTGGTGCTTCGAAGAAAGAGTTCTTGAACAAGCCGATAGGCTCGATAGTAGAAAAAGTAATGGAAGACCGCAAAGCCGTACTAATCAATAATCCAAGCGAGTACAAACACGGCAAAGTATGCCCGATTGACACGGATGATGATGAAGATGAAAGTTGCAAGTTTACCGCAGAAGTCATCGCGCCAATCATTGTCGAAGGCGATGCTATTGGTGCAGTAGTAATCTGTTCTAAACAAGCTGGCGTCCAAATGGGTGATATGGAAGTAAAACTCGCTGAAACTGCTGCAGGTTTTCTAGCTAAACAGATGTCACAATAA
- a CDS encoding amino acid permease codes for MDLFRTKSIETLKSMAENSGMKKNLGATDLVLLGIGCIIGTGIFVLTGVAAAKYAGPAVMLSFVLSGLACAFAALAYAEFASIVPSAGSAYTYTYASLGEFIAFMVGWNLILEYTVTSSAVAAGWSGYVVGLLKAGGIDLPKAYTLVPADGGIINIPAILVVLFLSFLLVRGTKESATLNKVLVIIKLAAVFIFLFLAGPKVNPANWEPFMPFGFAGVAGGAAIVFFAYIGFDAVATSAEECRNPGRDLPIGIIGSLVVCTILYVGVSAVLTGVVPYTSLNNPEPVAYALRYIGYNLGSALVGVGAICGITTVLLVLLYGQARVFFAMSRDGMVPASICKVHPVYKTPYMVTIVGAILVAAIAGFAPIGLIAEMANIGTLSAFLVAAIGVLVLRYTKPDIHRSFRCPALIVISPLAVLSCGFLMYNLPMDTWIRFVVWCIVGLLVYFGYSYKNSTLNQDESKHVMNKQG; via the coding sequence ATGGATCTTTTCAGAACGAAAAGTATCGAGACTTTGAAGTCGATGGCTGAAAATTCAGGAATGAAAAAGAACCTGGGTGCTACTGATCTGGTCTTGCTGGGGATTGGCTGCATCATCGGAACCGGTATTTTTGTGCTTACCGGTGTTGCCGCCGCCAAATACGCCGGTCCAGCTGTTATGTTATCTTTTGTGCTTTCTGGTCTGGCTTGTGCTTTTGCCGCACTAGCTTATGCTGAATTTGCCTCCATTGTTCCGTCGGCGGGCAGCGCTTATACGTATACTTATGCTTCATTGGGTGAGTTTATTGCTTTTATGGTTGGCTGGAATCTGATTCTAGAATATACGGTTACTTCCAGTGCGGTCGCGGCCGGTTGGTCGGGCTACGTGGTTGGCTTGCTGAAAGCCGGTGGTATTGATTTACCTAAGGCTTATACGCTAGTGCCTGCAGACGGCGGCATTATCAATATACCGGCAATTTTAGTTGTTCTATTTTTAAGTTTTCTGTTGGTGCGGGGTACCAAAGAAAGTGCCACTTTAAATAAAGTTTTGGTTATTATTAAACTGGCTGCTGTGTTTATCTTTTTATTTCTGGCCGGTCCAAAAGTCAATCCTGCAAACTGGGAACCCTTTATGCCCTTTGGATTTGCAGGTGTAGCTGGTGGTGCAGCCATTGTCTTCTTTGCCTATATCGGTTTTGATGCAGTCGCTACTTCAGCCGAAGAATGCCGAAATCCAGGGCGGGATCTGCCAATTGGAATTATTGGTTCGCTGGTGGTCTGCACCATCTTATATGTGGGGGTTTCTGCCGTACTGACCGGGGTGGTACCTTACACTTCGCTTAATAATCCGGAACCGGTCGCTTATGCCCTGCGCTATATTGGCTACAATCTTGGTTCGGCGCTGGTTGGGGTTGGTGCTATTTGCGGCATTACCACAGTATTGCTGGTCTTATTGTATGGGCAGGCTCGCGTGTTTTTTGCCATGTCCCGTGACGGTATGGTGCCTGCCTCTATTTGCAAGGTGCACCCCGTTTATAAGACGCCCTATATGGTGACCATTGTGGGGGCTATTTTAGTTGCCGCCATTGCTGGTTTTGCTCCGATTGGCCTGATTGCTGAAATGGCCAATATCGGGACATTGAGTGCGTTTTTAGTCGCAGCTATCGGCGTTCTGGTGCTCAGGTATACGAAACCGGACATTCACCGTTCTTTCCGATGCCCGGCGCTTATCGTCATATCGCCGTTAGCCGTATTGTCTTGCGGTTTTCTCATGTATAATCTGCCAATGGATACTTGGATTCGCTTTGTGGTCTGGTGCATAGTCGGACTCCTGGTCTATTTTGGCTATAGTTATAAAAACAGCACTTTAAATCAGGATGAGAGCAAACATGTTATGAATAAACAAGGATGA
- a CDS encoding DNA-binding response regulator — translation MTGTILIVDDEASIRELLKFNLQKEGYTVLEAEEGTNGLMTAKAEKPDLVVLDLMLPGMDGLEICRTLKSQHNTAGIPIIMLTAKNEEIDKIIGLELGADDYLTKPFSPRELVARIKAVLRRSNKENLPTGELIVGKLKLNFSRYEAFLTKDKLELTPKEYELLKLFITNLGKVYSREQLLEKVWGYEYFGDTRTVDVHVRHLRAKLAAEPEVADAIETVRGVGYRFRDI, via the coding sequence ATGACAGGTACAATATTAATTGTTGATGATGAAGCATCAATTCGGGAGCTATTAAAATTTAACTTACAAAAAGAAGGCTATACGGTATTAGAGGCAGAGGAAGGTACGAATGGCTTGATGACTGCTAAAGCTGAAAAGCCGGATTTAGTTGTCCTTGATTTAATGCTGCCCGGCATGGATGGTTTGGAAATTTGCCGTACCTTGAAGAGTCAACACAATACTGCGGGAATTCCGATTATTATGCTGACCGCTAAAAATGAAGAAATTGATAAAATTATCGGACTGGAACTTGGTGCTGATGATTATCTGACAAAACCCTTTAGCCCGCGGGAGTTAGTGGCTCGCATTAAAGCCGTGCTGCGTCGCAGTAATAAGGAGAATTTGCCGACTGGTGAACTGATTGTTGGCAAACTCAAGCTTAATTTCAGCCGCTATGAAGCTTTTTTAACGAAAGATAAGTTAGAATTAACACCCAAAGAATACGAACTGTTGAAATTATTTATTACGAATTTGGGCAAGGTTTATAGCCGCGAGCAATTATTAGAGAAAGTTTGGGGTTATGAATATTTTGGTGATACCAGAACGGTCGATGTGCATGTGCGCCATCTCCGAGCCAAACTAGCTGCTGAACCGGAAGTTGCCGATGCTATTGAGACAGTACGTGGTGTTGGTTACCGTTTTCGTGATATTTAA
- the spoVB_1 gene encoding stage V sporulation protein B — MSKDTFLRGALILTVAGVIVKIIGSVNRILLSRLLGGEGIGLYQMAYPIYLLALSVSSAGIPVAISIIVAEKIARADYRGANRVFRISLSVLAVTGLIFTFILYFGAGWLIENQYVRDSRAYYAIAALSPAIFFVTVLSSYRGYFQGLQMMTPTAVSQIFEQLVRVVTMIALAFILLPQGLEYAAAGASFGAGPGAAAGLLVLLYYYWRQRTVYKSQVALQADVKQESSVSIISRIVKLALPVSLANIMLPLVSNIDLLIVPARLEVAGFTVEQATELFGYLTGMAVALVNLPTILTASLAASLVPAVSEAFTLRDHKRIYQRTVTAMRIANMITIPSFVGMWLLATPISQMLYGTPNAGSSIAILSLGIVLLGIGQVTTGVLQGLGHTTIPLINMAISAVVKIVLSWVLTAIPSLGIKGAAWATNADFGVAAVLNIYFVYRYVGFSINVKDTFKAICSAAIMGGIVLLTYDAVMAKIYHNTIATILAIGIGGAVYGVSLLAMGGVDERDVEKVPKVGTKLIRILYQLRLLRK; from the coding sequence GTGAGTAAAGATACATTTTTACGAGGAGCACTCATCTTAACAGTAGCCGGTGTTATTGTTAAAATTATCGGCTCGGTCAATCGCATCTTATTATCCCGTTTGCTGGGTGGCGAAGGTATTGGACTTTACCAGATGGCTTATCCAATTTATCTATTGGCACTTAGCGTATCATCTGCCGGAATTCCAGTCGCTATTTCCATTATTGTGGCTGAAAAGATTGCCCGCGCCGATTATCGGGGGGCAAATAGAGTTTTTCGCATATCGCTCAGTGTATTAGCGGTAACGGGATTAATCTTTACCTTTATTTTGTATTTCGGGGCAGGTTGGCTGATTGAAAACCAATATGTGCGAGATTCTCGCGCTTATTATGCCATCGCTGCTTTGTCACCGGCGATATTTTTTGTGACAGTCTTATCGAGTTACCGCGGTTATTTTCAAGGGCTACAAATGATGACTCCAACTGCTGTTTCACAGATTTTTGAGCAATTGGTACGTGTTGTTACCATGATTGCCCTGGCTTTTATTCTGTTGCCGCAAGGCTTAGAATATGCTGCTGCTGGTGCCAGTTTTGGTGCAGGGCCGGGAGCGGCAGCCGGGTTACTGGTATTACTCTATTATTATTGGCGTCAGCGTACGGTTTATAAGAGCCAGGTTGCGCTGCAAGCTGATGTTAAGCAGGAATCCAGTGTCAGCATTATATCGCGAATTGTGAAGCTGGCTTTGCCGGTATCGCTGGCAAATATTATGCTGCCGCTAGTTTCCAATATCGATTTATTGATCGTGCCAGCCAGATTAGAAGTTGCCGGCTTTACGGTTGAACAGGCCACTGAGCTGTTTGGTTATCTGACAGGAATGGCCGTAGCTTTAGTCAACCTGCCGACAATCCTCACTGCGTCTTTAGCGGCCAGTCTGGTTCCGGCTGTATCGGAAGCCTTTACATTGAGAGATCATAAGCGAATTTATCAGCGCACCGTAACTGCCATGCGAATTGCCAATATGATTACCATTCCTAGTTTTGTTGGGATGTGGCTGCTGGCCACGCCGATTTCCCAGATGCTTTATGGTACGCCTAATGCAGGAAGCTCAATTGCTATTCTTTCTTTGGGGATTGTGCTGCTGGGAATAGGTCAGGTTACTACCGGGGTGCTGCAAGGCTTAGGCCATACTACCATACCACTGATCAATATGGCTATTTCGGCAGTGGTAAAAATTGTGCTAAGCTGGGTGCTTACAGCCATCCCCAGCCTAGGAATTAAAGGGGCAGCCTGGGCTACCAATGCTGACTTTGGGGTGGCTGCTGTACTTAATATTTATTTTGTTTATCGTTATGTGGGTTTTAGTATTAATGTAAAGGATACTTTTAAAGCCATCTGCTCGGCAGCTATTATGGGCGGGATTGTCCTGTTAACTTATGATGCTGTTATGGCTAAAATTTATCACAATACCATTGCGACGATCTTAGCTATTGGCATAGGCGGAGCCGTTTATGGAGTTTCGCTGTTGGCAATGGGAGGAGTCGATGAACGTGATGTTGAGAAAGTACCAAAAGTAGGAACCAAATTAATCCGGATATTGTATCAATTAAGGTTGCTGCGAAAATAA
- the ald_2 gene encoding alanine dehydrogenase, with protein sequence MIIGVAKEIKNSENRVGLTPAGTEALCKAGHRVLVEKSAGIGSGFTDEHYSKAGGQIISDKKALFDEAEMIIKVKEPLPEEYDLFHEGQIVYTYLHLAPEPELTRALLDKKVVGIAYETIEGAGHSLPLLSPMSEVAGRMSVQIGAQLLEKPYGGKGILLGGVPGVEAAQVVIIGGGIVGTNAAKMAVGLGARVTIIDRSLDRLRYLDDIFGSRVVTVMSNSYNIANWVQKADLLVGAVLIPGARAPKLVSHEMVKSMDAGSVIVDVAIDQGGSIETIDRVTTHSDPTYSQYGVIHYSVANMPGAVARTSTLALTNATLGYALQIANKGWRQAVLDNAGLAKGVNVLNGKVTYKSVADDLNLAYCELHELM encoded by the coding sequence ATGATTATTGGAGTAGCTAAGGAAATTAAGAACAGCGAGAATCGGGTCGGTCTGACTCCGGCAGGTACCGAAGCCTTGTGTAAGGCTGGTCATCGTGTATTAGTTGAAAAGAGCGCCGGAATTGGCAGTGGCTTTACTGATGAACACTATAGTAAAGCCGGCGGTCAAATCATAAGCGATAAAAAGGCATTGTTTGATGAAGCCGAAATGATCATTAAGGTGAAAGAGCCACTTCCTGAAGAGTATGATCTTTTCCATGAAGGTCAGATTGTCTATACGTATTTGCATCTTGCTCCTGAACCAGAATTGACGCGAGCGCTGTTAGACAAAAAGGTAGTCGGTATTGCTTATGAAACCATTGAAGGAGCCGGTCATTCACTGCCATTGTTGTCACCTATGAGTGAAGTTGCTGGCCGTATGTCGGTACAGATCGGCGCGCAGCTCCTTGAAAAACCTTATGGCGGAAAAGGCATTTTACTAGGTGGCGTCCCAGGTGTTGAGGCAGCGCAAGTTGTCATTATCGGCGGCGGCATTGTGGGTACAAACGCGGCAAAAATGGCGGTTGGTCTTGGAGCACGGGTGACCATCATTGACCGTTCACTAGATCGTCTGCGCTATCTGGATGATATCTTTGGCAGCCGTGTCGTGACCGTTATGTCGAATAGTTATAATATTGCCAATTGGGTGCAGAAAGCAGACTTGCTAGTTGGCGCAGTACTGATTCCTGGTGCCAGAGCGCCTAAACTGGTAAGCCATGAAATGGTCAAGAGCATGGATGCAGGCTCAGTCATTGTCGATGTGGCCATTGATCAAGGCGGTTCTATTGAAACAATTGACCGGGTAACCACGCACAGCGATCCAACTTATAGTCAATATGGTGTCATTCATTATTCGGTTGCTAATATGCCAGGTGCAGTAGCTCGCACCTCCACGTTAGCTCTGACAAATGCTACTTTGGGTTATGCGCTGCAAATTGCCAATAAAGGCTGGAGGCAAGCTGTTTTGGATAATGCCGGGCTGGCAAAAGGCGTCAATGTTCTTAATGGCAAGGTAACGTATAAGAGTGTTGCTGATGATTTAAATCTCGCTTACTGTGAATTGCATGAACTGATGTAA
- a CDS encoding transcriptional regulator, with protein sequence MNKTELVASVAEKAGLTKKDAEKAVNALFASIEEALVLDDKVQIIGFGTFEVKTREERKGRNPQTGAEITIPASKNPVFKAGKGLKDAINQ encoded by the coding sequence GTGAATAAAACTGAATTAGTAGCCAGCGTTGCTGAAAAAGCAGGCCTTACAAAAAAGGATGCAGAGAAAGCTGTTAACGCTCTGTTCGCCAGCATTGAAGAAGCTTTGGTGCTCGATGATAAAGTGCAGATTATCGGCTTTGGTACTTTCGAAGTGAAAACTCGCGAAGAAAGAAAAGGCCGCAATCCACAAACAGGCGCAGAAATTACTATTCCAGCTTCTAAGAACCCAGTGTTCAAAGCTGGCAAAGGCCTTAAAGACGCCATTAACCAATAA
- a CDS encoding nucleoside triphosphate pyrophosphohydrolase translates to MGELIIVGLGPGGLGLLTMETWDMLTTADKLLLRTAKHPTVAELRARGVQFTSYDYVYDEQQTFEQVYEFIAKDCLRQVKEGQRIVYAVPGSPLVAEKTVTLIRAFAAQQQVPVRILPGMSFIEVLYVKLGIDPIDGLTVVDSSDLLALPPELNTALVVTQVYNRQVASDTKLALMELYPDDYVITAVRNLGLPDEEINQVPLFELDRLPVIDHLTSVYVPARAVKAERFDLTPIIDVMARLRSPGGCIWDIEQTHDSLRRYFVEEVYEVLEAIDLGESDKLCEELGDVLLQIVFHARVAEECGEFSMQDVIDGVTAKMVRRHPHVFGDITVRDAGDVVLNWEQIKKQEKGNERTSVLDGVPQDLPSLMKAYKLQAKAAKVGFDWDNIAPVWEKIEEEVTELKEAMQAGNAEAMEGELGDILFAVVNLARFLKIDAEVALNVTNNKFKRRFAHIEARVQEKGLKWEQFTLAELDKLWDEAKVLEK, encoded by the coding sequence TTGGGAGAATTAATCATTGTGGGATTAGGGCCGGGGGGACTCGGCCTTCTTACTATGGAAACTTGGGACATGCTGACAACGGCAGACAAGCTGCTGCTCAGAACAGCCAAGCATCCGACTGTTGCTGAATTGAGGGCACGCGGAGTTCAATTTACCAGCTATGATTATGTGTATGATGAGCAACAGACTTTTGAACAAGTCTATGAGTTTATAGCTAAAGACTGTTTGCGCCAGGTTAAAGAGGGACAGCGTATCGTGTATGCCGTACCCGGAAGTCCTTTGGTGGCCGAGAAAACAGTCACCCTGATCCGCGCATTTGCCGCTCAGCAGCAAGTACCGGTGCGGATTTTACCGGGGATGAGCTTTATTGAAGTATTATATGTTAAATTGGGAATTGATCCAATTGATGGACTGACTGTGGTAGATAGTTCGGATTTGCTTGCGTTACCACCCGAATTGAATACTGCGCTGGTGGTGACTCAAGTTTATAACCGCCAAGTGGCATCAGACACGAAACTGGCACTCATGGAACTTTATCCGGATGACTATGTCATCACGGCAGTGCGAAATTTGGGACTGCCTGATGAGGAAATCAATCAAGTCCCTTTATTTGAACTAGACCGTCTCCCGGTGATTGATCATCTGACAAGCGTCTACGTGCCCGCTAGGGCTGTCAAAGCTGAACGCTTTGATCTTACCCCTATTATTGACGTTATGGCCCGCCTGCGCTCTCCTGGGGGCTGTATATGGGATATTGAACAAACTCATGACAGCCTGCGCCGCTATTTCGTGGAAGAAGTCTATGAAGTTTTGGAAGCCATTGATTTGGGTGAGAGTGATAAACTTTGTGAAGAGTTAGGGGACGTATTGCTGCAAATTGTATTTCATGCCCGGGTGGCTGAAGAATGCGGCGAGTTTAGTATGCAAGATGTGATTGATGGTGTGACAGCCAAGATGGTGCGCCGTCACCCGCATGTTTTTGGTGACATTACCGTTCGTGACGCTGGCGATGTAGTACTGAACTGGGAACAAATTAAGAAGCAGGAAAAGGGAAATGAACGTACTTCGGTGCTTGACGGCGTTCCGCAGGATTTGCCAAGCTTGATGAAAGCGTATAAACTGCAGGCTAAAGCTGCAAAAGTTGGCTTTGACTGGGATAATATTGCACCGGTTTGGGAAAAAATAGAGGAAGAAGTTACTGAACTTAAAGAAGCGATGCAAGCAGGCAATGCAGAGGCGATGGAAGGTGAGCTTGGCGATATCTTATTTGCTGTAGTCAATTTAGCTCGTTTTTTAAAGATCGATGCCGAAGTTGCTCTTAATGTGACTAACAACAAATTCAAACGCCGGTTCGCTCATATTGAGGCCAGAGTGCAGGAAAAAGGCTTAAAATGGGAGCAATTTACGCTAGCTGAACTTGATAAGCTGTGGGATGAAGCAAAAGTCCTAGAAAAATAG